The following proteins come from a genomic window of Chaetodon auriga isolate fChaAug3 chromosome 16, fChaAug3.hap1, whole genome shotgun sequence:
- the apol gene encoding uncharacterized protein apol, giving the protein MSTARKELQEALCRYTTDTLTCIDTVRRFCEKISKWMLGRETELQMMMDIKDRADKIDLKFTHVTQSKNKGEALGEYMKNKVTQMTADSSRAELEEELAAVLKDTLEGLEELHCFLEAAEKLAVTSLHVFTEENQVLHLPEGISFEHVQVVITAARIICPQLLEFKRDASVFFLPRLQNVEVLSYQLDKYIQTTQNICEKLEKSEFCAVMSIKTVVELDVDLSEDEIQRMLDHISQLGDIRTDLHFRMVSLFQGESCSSFIEVFTERQPRMLQFLKDLEENAVQLDRMNKGAKISSVAGSSVGAIGGVLSIVGLALIPFTAGVSLALTMTGLGLGITSGVNSIVTTATEIGVNKTQQQRASEVFQNFMDDVQSIQDCLEEVAKKEVVQMDVVLGVGKVFCKAGVIGKSIDSLVDAASAARMLESESLIASTAKVAVQEGKALRNVPKVASDIPDIGQAAVKGPLALSKSARAGLIAVNALFLGMDIFFICKDSISLAKGSETEVSQFIRARAALWSSEMDSWQKIHDSLCEGLPTSGKKQLVVETPFYPKMEVKRETEISRDEVDENLKETQSSVTE; this is encoded by the exons ATGTCTACGGCAAG AAAGGAACTACAGGAGGCCTTGTGCAGGTACACCACAGACACCCTCACCTGCATCGACACAGTGAGAAGATTCTGTGAGAAGATCTCGAAATGGATGCTTGGGAGGGAGACGGAGCTGCAGATGATGATGGACATCAAAGACAGGGCTGACAAAATCGACCTGAAATTCACCCATGTTACCCAGTCAAAGAACAAAGGTGAGGCTTTAGGGGAATATATGAAGAACAAGGTGACCCAgatgacagcagacagcagccgtgcagagctggaggaggagctggctgctgtgctgaagGACACTCTGGAAGGCCTGGAGGAGCTCCACTGCTTCCTGGAAGCGGCGGAGAAGCTGGCGGTCACCTCCCTTCATGTGTTCACGGAGGAGAACCAGGTGTTACATCTGCCTGAAGGGATCAGCTTTGAACACGTTCAGGttgtcatcactgctgcacGAATAATCTGCCCTCAACTCCTCGAGTTTAAAAGAGACGCGAGTGTCTTCTTCCTTCCCAGACTGCAGAATGTAGAAGTGCTGTCCTATCAGCTGGACAAATACATACAGACCACCCAGAACATCTGCGAGAAGCTGGAGAAAAG TGAGTTTTGTGCTGTGATGTCCATAAAAACTGTGGTGGAACTTGATGTGGATTTATCTGAAGATGAGATTCAAAGGATGCTTGATCACATCAGTCAGCTTGGTGATATCAG GACGGACCTGCACTTTCGGATGGTGTCCTTGTTCCAGGGAGAGTCCTGTTCCAGCTTCATTGAAGTGTTTACCGAGCGTCAACCGAGGATGCTGCAGTTTCTAAAAGACCTGGAGGAGAATGCTGTTCAGCTGGACAGGATGAATAAGGGGGCTAAGATCTCCAGTGTGGCAGGCAGCTCAGTGGGGGCCATCGGAGGTGTGCTGTCCATTGTTGGTTTGGCATTGATTCCTTTCACAGCAGGAGTGTCTCTCGCTCTGACGATGACTGGGTTAGGCCTGGGAATTACCAGTGGAGTCAACAGTATTGTCACCACAGCCACAGAGATAGgagtaaacaaaacacaacaacagagagCCAGTGAAGTCTTCCAGAACTTCATGGACGATGTGCAGAGTATCCAGGATTGTCTGGAGGAGGTGGCCAAAAAGGAAGTAGTCCAGATGGATGTGGTTCTGGGAGTAGGCAAGGTGTTTTGTAAAGCTGGTGTTATTGGAAAAAGCATCGATTCGCTTGTTGATGCTGCCTCCGCTGCTAGGATGCTAGAAAGTGAATCACTAATTGCAAGTACTGCCAAGGTGGCGGTCCAGGAAGGTAAAGCATTGCGTAATGTGCCCAAGGTGGCTTCAGATATCCCAGATATCGGCCAGGCGGCAGTCAAAGGGCCTCTTGCCCTCTCCAAGTCAGCCAGGGCCGGCCTCATCGCAGTCAATGCTCTTTTCCTTGGCATGGACATCTTCTTCATCTGTAAAGACAGCATCAGTCTGGCCAAAGGCAGCGAGACTGAAGTGTCACAGTTCATCAGAGCCAGAGCTGCACTCTGGAGCTCAGAGATGGACTCGT